A stretch of DNA from Cellulomonas xiejunii:
AAGCAGATCAGCCCCAGCCCGATCAGCACGGTGCCCGGCGCCAGGCGGGCCGGGTCGTCCGAGGCCAGCAGGACCCCGATGCCGACGACCACGTTGATCGTCCCCATGGCCACGACCCACCACGTCCAGCGGAACCGCTCGGCGTCGCCGAACTCGTTGCGGACCTGCCGCACGATGCTGGCGACCAGCGCGACGAGCGCCGCGCAGATCAGCGACAGGCCCGTCAGGACGTGGGCCGCCACGAGCTCGGGCGTCGTCCCCCGTGCGTAGAGCGTCGCGGCGATCACGAGCCCTGTCACGGCGAGCACGGCCGGGATGGCGATGAGCACGGCGCCGACGCCGCGCGAGTATGCACCGTCGGGCGGGCCGCTGTCCGGACTGCGGGCGCCGTTCGCCGCGATGAGGACGAACTTCGTCGACGCCGCCGCCACGGTGCTCACGCACGCGGCGATGAAGCCGATGCCGAGCATGACGTGCCCGGCCACGACGTGCTGCGCCTCGTCACCTTCGAGCACGACGATGATGCCCCAGATGACGGTGGCCGCCGCGACCGCGTACCCGAGCGCCGGCAGCAGGACCTCCCAGACCTCGCCGTAGCGGTGGATGAGCTGCCGGATGATCGTCGCCGCCGTGGTGAACAGGGCGATGCAGATCGCGGTCAGTGCGACGTTGACGTGACCTGCGACGAAGTGCGCGGCGTCGTCGCTCCCGGACAGGATGTACAGGCCGAAGGCCAGGCACACCGCTCCCATCGCCAGCGGGATCGCGCGGAACAGGATGCTGATGGTGCGGTTCATGGCGTTCCCCCCGACAGCCGAGCCGTGTCACCACCGTAGGTCCGGCCGCCGGGTTCGGCGCGACGGCCGTCCCGGAATGCCTCCTGCGGGCTACGG
This window harbors:
- a CDS encoding DUF2776 family protein gives rise to the protein MNRTISILFRAIPLAMGAVCLAFGLYILSGSDDAAHFVAGHVNVALTAICIALFTTAATIIRQLIHRYGEVWEVLLPALGYAVAAATVIWGIIVVLEGDEAQHVVAGHVMLGIGFIAACVSTVAAASTKFVLIAANGARSPDSGPPDGAYSRGVGAVLIAIPAVLAVTGLVIAATLYARGTTPELVAAHVLTGLSLICAALVALVASIVRQVRNEFGDAERFRWTWWVVAMGTINVVVGIGVLLASDDPARLAPGTVLIGLGLICFSILSKVVLLALVWRRKFALANRIPIIPIGTALACLFFAAFLFEATTRQAGYFVGAHVLVGLGAVCFTLFSIVSILEAGTSES